A window of the Vigna angularis cultivar LongXiaoDou No.4 chromosome 3, ASM1680809v1, whole genome shotgun sequence genome harbors these coding sequences:
- the LOC108322079 gene encoding uncharacterized protein LOC108322079: MKFLECAALDRLNDFLDNLNMGERTIKGCLEAYSCKHAGTDKKLSISLETEILDYLGQSSDTDSSSPDQTLLTRTSRKTLVYLVLTLYHIYPDYDFSAVKAHQFFAEESWDSFKQIFDTYMCEASKEWAETLGGTSLMDTLFKALDEVVKLADCEIYGYVPDSEADPLQESGAIWSFNFLFYNRKLKRIVTFRFSCFSNLIADGLLVDEIHNEYDEEIFTDMDI, from the exons ATGAAGTTCTTGGAGTGCGCCGCTTTAGATAG GCTTAATGATTTTTTGGATAATTTGAACATGGGGGAACGGACTATCAAAGGATGCCTTGAAGCTTATAGTT gCAAACATGCTGGAACGGATAAAAAACTCTCCATCAGTTTGGAGACCGAG ATACTTGATTATCTTGGGCAATCATCTGACACTGATTCATCCTCACCGGATCAAACCTTATTAACCAGAACCAG CCGAAAGACATTGGTTTACCTGGTTCTTACTCTGTATCACATATATCCCGATTATGATTTCAG TGCAGTTAAAGCTCACCAGTTTTTCGCAGAAGAATCATGGGACAGTTTTAAGCAGATTTTTGATACCTACATGTGTGAAGCTTCAAAG GAATGGGCTGAAACTCTTGGTGGTACTTCTTTGATGGACACCTTGTTCAAGGCCCTTGATGAG GTGGTGAAGTTAGCGGATTGTGAAATTTATGGCTACGTCCCTGATTCTGAGGCAGACCCATTACAAGAGAGTGGAGCAAT ATGGtccttcaatttcttgttttacAATAGAAAGCTTAAGCGGATAGTAACATTTCGATTCAGTTGTTTTAG TAACCTGATTGCTGACGGATTGCTTGTTGATGAAATACACAACGAGTACGATGAAGAAATATTTACTGACATGGATATATGA